The DNA sequence CTTTCAGAGTAATTTGTTTAGTGGTTCaacccaacccagtctggttcaGAAACAACTGTAGTAATCCAATGCAACTGATTTCATGACTGGATCGCAAAATCACTGGCTATTGATTGAAACTTGGTTGGAATCAGTTGATTCTAAGTTGACTTTTGCAAATCTATTATTATAATGAGGTGGTGGTCATAGCAGTCTGCCAGCAGCAGCCACATTCTGGTTGTTGTaggagaacaaaaaagaaaaaaagggataTGGTGTGGTGCATTAGGTGGCTGGGTTCAATGGATATTAGATTTTGTGAATGATACTTCTGTGACCGTATATTTCCTTTGCTATTGATACTTATTTTATCCAGAAGAATAAAATGATTGACATGAATTTTAATTAAGAAAATCCCTTTGCTTATTCATAAAGGTTAATGTAGTGCTACGTTTTATATGCTACTGGTGTCCTGCTTAAATGTTTTTGGTTTGGATTGAATAATAGTAAGTTCAAAGTTCCACTGAAGAAAGCTTATATGTGATAGGGTTTGCTCTTTTATAATTCTAACCTTTATTAATCAGCAATTCTTGATGGAGTTTATtattaattctttttctttttaaccaATAGGAATTAAGGAATCTGATACTGGTTTAGCAACACCAAGTCAATGGGATTTAGTCTCTGATAAACAGATGATGCAGGAGGAGCAACCTCTTCAGGTAGTTATATTCCTGAGGTCTTATGTTTCTTCTCTTTATTTATTTTGGTTTTGAATCAGTTACTTATTTCCCTTTAAGGTTGCAAGatgtacaaagatcatcaatccaAACACAGAAGATGTGAAATATGTGATAAATGTCAAGCAAATAGCGAAGGTATGTTTTTGACTTGTCTAATGGgattaatatttttaactaaGTATTGACATTGAATATTTAAGGAAATGTTTGTCACATGCAGTTTGTGGTTGGACTAGGAGATAAAGTCTCTCCCACTGACATTGAAGAAGGGATGCGAGTAGGGTAAGAAAGATATTTTCATGTGATTTATGTGacaatattattgttattatttgagCTGATAGTCAAAATTCAATAAAGTTTGGTACAAGTGATTAAAAAAAGTGGTTAATGTTGAGGTAGTACCATAGCTAAAATAGCTAGTTGATGTTGGGATTGGACTCATTGGAGTATGTACTTAGTTGAACCTTTAAGAGGAACTTTTTATAAGGTGTGTGGTATGATGATACTTCAGGTTTGCGCCAAGCTAGGAGAGCATTTTCACTAACTATCTTTCTACTGTAAAAGAGTTTTATGGTATGTCATCTTTTTATAGTCGGGTCTTGCATGCATAGTTGACTCTTGCTAGGTGGGATAAGAATGCTATGGGTAGTAAGTGGTTGTTTCAGATAGTAATTATTGATAAAGAAACAGTAATCTATATTTAAATGATGGGAAAATGAACCATTATATAGAGAACAACAGGTAGCACATTTGTCTTGTCAGATTTGTACAAAATAATAATATCCATTGTTATCAGAATTTGTTAAATTCCAGCTGTGTTCTTTAGATGCTTGCAATTTATCAGGTGAGGTGATTAGAGATGCCTTTTCATGGGCTTTAAGAGAGAGTTGCTGTAGGAGAATAAGCATTCCTTTGTCCTTTGGTTGATCGTGCATTTCACAAGGAGAGATATGTCATGTGCCACAGTTTAAATAGGAAATGCATAGTTTTGATTTTACATTTATGTCTTGACGTTTAGAAATTTTGCCTCTTAATTTAGAGTATATTAAATTTCAAACCCTCCTAGAAATTTTATTTAAGCAAACATTTGTTTTACATGGACGTATACAGTTCTTATCCAAAACTCTGGTTCTGCTCTTTGGAGTTGATGGTTGCAGAAATGCCCATACAAGAAAAATAGAGAGACATCTTTGATAAAAAGTGTTTCTATTTTGCTAAGGGATTCAGATTATGTCAAAAAGACCCTTTCTTCATAATATTTACATAGTCCCTTTGGTGGAAGCTAACAAAAGAGTTTCGTCTACTGGTtttctatttttgtttttttgtctaCTGGTACATGGAAAAGTTGAATGAATTTGCTCTCCAATCTTTTACTAAAGAGATATTGGCTAAGATGATCAACAATTTGCACTTACAGTTATTGCATGTGTTTTCTTTCATCCTTTAAACCTGGTGATCTTCTCTTCATATCAAGAGTACTTTTTGCTGTCTTAAGTTCAAATTTGGTATTAGTAAAAGAAGGCAACAGAGAATCATTTCTCTatggatgtctttttttttttccatgcaGAGTTGACAGGAACAAGTATCAGATCCAAATTCCTTTGCCACCAAAGATTGATCCGAGTGTTACAATGATGACGGTTGAAGAGAAGCCTGATGTTACATACAATGATGTAGGTGGATGCAAGGAGCAAATTGAGAAGATGCGAGAAGTGCGTAGAACTTGTCTTTTATCTTTTCATAATTTTTAGGGTTAACTTATTTACCAGTGGTTATATAACATATGTTACTTTTACCAGGAGAAAATCTAATTACATATGTTATGCCATTTGCAATGTGTGCTTTTAAGTTCACATGGTCATCAACTTGCATATTAATCTATTGACATTCTTTGTGCATCATATCTTTTCTTCAGGTTGTAGAACTTCCTGTGCTTCATCCAGAGAAGTTTGTCAAACTAGGTATTGATCCTCCAAAAGGTGTTCTCTGTTACGGGCCCCCAGGAACTGGCAAAACATTACTAGCTAGAGCAGTAGCTAACAGAACAGATGCTTGCTTTATTCGTGTCATCGGAAGTGAGCTTGTCCAAAAGTATGTTGGAGAAGGGGCTCGGATGGTTCGCGAGCTTTTTCAGGTTGTCAAGCATCTGAGTGAAACTGTTGTGTTCTTATGATTTTTACTGCTGAGAATCTATCTCTACCATTTTTCTCACTTCAATTGTAAGTATGCATTCAAATCCAATCTCCTAAATTAAATTATCAACGAAACGGTTGTCTGCTGTAACCCTTACCATTCGTCCATGCTATTATTCTTGAAGGAGGGAGGGGAGGTATTCACGCTGAGCAGGCAGGGATTCATTTTAATGGTGCAGTTGATGTGCACATGATACACTTTCTTCAATTTGATGAACATCCATTCAATGTATCTGTCCTATTGAGTCAGTGGCATTCATTCGACAGCATGTTTGGTGGTCTCAACAATTCTAGCATCTCATAAACATGTTTGCAAGAAGCCCAGTGGAAGcacattccataattcataaccaTTAGTCGGTATTTGTG is a window from the Musa acuminata AAA Group cultivar baxijiao chromosome BXJ2-1, Cavendish_Baxijiao_AAA, whole genome shotgun sequence genome containing:
- the LOC135598071 gene encoding 26S proteasome regulatory subunit 7-like — protein: MMQEEQPLQVARCTKIINPNTEDVKYVINVKQIAKFVVGLGDKVSPTDIEEGMRVGVDRNKYQIQIPLPPKIDPSVTMMTVEEKPDVTYNDVGGCKEQIEKMREVVELPVLHPEKFVKLGIDPPKGVLCYGPPGTGKTLLARAVANRTDACFIRVIGSELVQKYVGEGARMVRELFQVVKHLSETVVFL